Proteins encoded together in one Pantoea sp. CCBC3-3-1 window:
- a CDS encoding LacI family DNA-binding transcriptional regulator — protein MKKLTLQMLAKMAGVGVATVDRVLNDRGGVSPETVRKVLQVAREAGLKRQLPEAYRQPWQIEVFLSGNASFFFQRLTRDFSAIASQLGYQRLTLHRTCIPESQPEKLAQAIVESSQKRDGLIVFGHDYAAIHQALAYCQAAGVPVITIVTDIPDASRLCHVGINQYQAGRTAGLLMSKTAVTGEVIMISGRTDYLAHRQRIEGFREAVTARAPHIRLREVLTGEDRRERIRGLLDDALRHAEEVAGIYNTGLGNSEITSVLQRHGLPGNCTFITHELYSLTRTLLCDDVVSFTLDQNAPQHARLAVDLMLRHLETGYQPEMYSDGKVALNIVTAENLD, from the coding sequence ATGAAAAAATTAACCCTGCAAATGTTGGCAAAAATGGCGGGTGTTGGTGTGGCTACCGTAGACAGGGTGCTCAACGATCGCGGCGGCGTATCACCAGAAACCGTACGCAAAGTGCTACAGGTTGCGCGCGAAGCCGGACTCAAACGTCAGTTACCGGAAGCGTACCGGCAGCCCTGGCAAATTGAAGTTTTCCTGAGCGGTAACGCATCCTTCTTTTTTCAGCGTCTGACCCGCGATTTTAGCGCAATAGCCAGCCAGCTGGGCTATCAGCGCCTGACGCTGCACAGAACCTGCATTCCTGAATCACAGCCGGAAAAGCTGGCGCAGGCGATTGTTGAAAGCAGTCAGAAACGCGACGGACTCATCGTCTTCGGTCATGATTATGCGGCTATTCATCAGGCGCTGGCTTACTGTCAGGCAGCGGGCGTGCCGGTGATTACGATTGTGACGGATATCCCTGATGCCAGCAGGCTATGCCACGTCGGCATCAACCAGTATCAGGCCGGTCGCACAGCCGGTTTATTGATGAGCAAGACGGCTGTTACCGGCGAGGTAATTATGATCAGCGGACGAACCGATTACCTGGCGCACCGTCAGCGTATTGAAGGCTTTCGTGAAGCGGTTACTGCCCGTGCGCCGCATATCCGGCTGCGGGAAGTCTTGACCGGCGAAGACCGACGCGAACGGATCCGGGGCCTGTTGGACGACGCATTGCGCCACGCTGAAGAGGTCGCCGGCATTTACAATACGGGGCTGGGCAACAGCGAAATCACCTCCGTTTTACAGCGACACGGCCTGCCCGGTAACTGTACCTTTATCACCCATGAACTCTATTCCCTGACCCGAACCCTGCTCTGTGATGATGTGGTCTCGTTTACCCTCGATCAAAATGCCCCGCAGCACGCCAGGCTGGCGGTGGATCTTATGCTGCGTCATCTGGAAACGGGCTATCAACCAGAAATGTACAGCGACGGCAAAGTAGCGTTAAACATCGTGACCGCCGAAAACCTCGATTAG
- a CDS encoding LLM class flavin-dependent oxidoreductase, with product MSLEFIGLVGSQESSEALAAEGPLVNADFIRAFSQTQQYAGFDKVLLAVNTRAPDSLILASWVAAQTDKLGLLVAHRPGFQAPTFAARQFATLDQLSQGRVAINVITGGDSGDLQRDGDWLDKDSRYGRTAEYLQVMLNTWHQQQPFDHHGDFYRIRDNLTQVKPVEGHIPVYFSGASEAAVEVAARYADVYMMWGEPLAEIKQRIAQVKSAAKKYGREDKIRFSLSLRPILGDSETEAWARAERILARAKALIDPASANPDSNSGSQRLYGFAKEKAVHDSCLWTEIAALSGAAGNSTSLVGTPEQVANAALEYYRLGVTTFLFRGFDQLRDAAVYGQQLIPLMREKVATLAS from the coding sequence ATGAGCCTGGAATTTATTGGCCTGGTGGGATCGCAGGAAAGCAGCGAGGCGCTGGCTGCCGAAGGCCCTTTAGTCAACGCTGATTTTATCCGGGCTTTTTCGCAAACGCAGCAATACGCCGGTTTCGATAAAGTCCTGCTGGCCGTCAATACCCGCGCGCCCGATTCGTTAATCCTCGCCAGTTGGGTAGCTGCGCAGACCGATAAACTGGGTTTACTGGTGGCGCATCGTCCTGGTTTTCAGGCGCCCACTTTCGCTGCACGGCAGTTTGCCACCCTGGATCAGCTCAGCCAGGGACGCGTGGCCATCAATGTCATTACCGGTGGCGATAGCGGCGATTTGCAACGCGATGGCGACTGGCTGGACAAGGACAGCCGCTATGGACGGACGGCCGAATATCTACAGGTCATGCTCAATACCTGGCATCAACAGCAGCCTTTCGATCATCACGGCGATTTTTACCGCATCCGGGATAACCTGACGCAGGTGAAACCGGTTGAAGGTCATATACCGGTTTATTTCTCCGGCGCGTCTGAGGCTGCGGTCGAAGTTGCAGCCCGGTATGCCGATGTCTACATGATGTGGGGCGAGCCGCTGGCAGAAATCAAACAGCGCATCGCGCAGGTAAAATCTGCCGCAAAAAAATATGGTCGTGAAGATAAAATCCGCTTTAGCCTGTCGCTGCGCCCTATTCTTGGCGACAGCGAAACGGAGGCGTGGGCGCGTGCAGAGCGGATTCTGGCGCGGGCGAAAGCGTTGATCGATCCGGCGAGTGCCAATCCGGACAGTAATAGCGGCTCACAGCGGCTGTACGGTTTTGCCAAAGAAAAAGCCGTTCACGACAGCTGCCTGTGGACTGAGATTGCGGCGCTCTCCGGCGCGGCAGGTAATTCGACCTCACTGGTTGGCACGCCTGAGCAGGTTGCCAATGCTGCACTGGAATATTACCGCCTGGGCGTGACCACTTTCCTGTTTCGCGGCTTTGATCAGCTGCGCGATGCAGCCGTTTACGGGCAGCAGCTTATCCCTTTGATGCGTGAGAAGGTTGCGACTCTGGCATCCTGA
- a CDS encoding UV damage endonuclease UvsE, translating to MKLGFACKYINEDLKQLYPFKATTRTRFLSLDNDQRTALIFTLAKNNLTHLYLILEQLASQPEDLRMMRIGSDLLPLYTVPEATPLYADFLPELHDLFKRCGDFARKNNIRLSFHPGQYSVLASDNPAVVDRALEDVEYHALCASLMGYGRSFQDFKINIHMNGKKGLAGFRDAFARLSPAAQRMLTVENDEISCSLDDVLQARDLCPVVLDIHHHWVKENEFIKPDDPRVALIKESWRGVRPVMHYSVSVEGLIPEQGFPDQAILGVAKTKLRAHSDYYFNDTLNDWALSFGDFDIMCEVKMKNLARDKLYARWLTKQ from the coding sequence ATGAAATTAGGCTTTGCTTGTAAATATATTAATGAAGATTTAAAACAGCTTTATCCTTTTAAAGCCACCACGCGCACCCGTTTTTTAAGCTTAGATAATGACCAAAGAACAGCGCTGATTTTCACGCTGGCAAAAAATAATCTGACCCATCTTTATCTTATTTTAGAGCAGCTGGCTTCGCAGCCGGAAGATCTGCGGATGATGAGGATTGGCAGCGATTTGCTGCCTTTATATACCGTGCCTGAAGCCACGCCGCTCTATGCGGATTTTTTACCCGAACTTCACGATTTATTCAAAAGATGCGGTGACTTCGCCCGGAAAAATAATATTCGTCTTTCTTTCCATCCGGGACAGTATTCGGTGCTGGCATCTGATAATCCGGCAGTGGTCGATCGGGCGCTTGAAGACGTGGAATACCACGCTTTATGTGCATCGCTGATGGGCTATGGCAGATCGTTCCAGGATTTCAAGATTAACATCCATATGAACGGTAAAAAGGGGCTGGCGGGATTCAGAGACGCTTTCGCCCGCCTGAGCCCGGCAGCTCAGCGGATGTTGACCGTGGAAAATGATGAAATTTCCTGCTCGCTGGATGACGTATTGCAAGCCAGAGACTTATGTCCTGTGGTGCTGGATATTCATCATCACTGGGTGAAAGAGAATGAATTCATTAAGCCGGACGATCCGCGTGTTGCCTTAATTAAAGAATCCTGGCGCGGCGTAAGGCCGGTTATGCATTATTCAGTATCGGTGGAAGGGTTAATTCCTGAGCAGGGTTTTCCCGATCAGGCAATTTTGGGCGTCGCTAAAACAAAACTTCGTGCGCATTCCGATTACTATTTCAACGATACGCTGAATGACTGGGCCTTGTCGTTTGGTGACTTCGATATTATGTGCGAGGTAAAAATGAAGAATTTAGCCCGCGACAAATTATATGCGCGCTGGTTGACGAAACAGTAA
- a CDS encoding LLM class flavin-dependent oxidoreductase encodes MKKIGFLSFGHWTPSQQSATRSAADALLQSIDLAVAAEELGADGAWFRVHHFARQLSAPFPLLAAVAARTSKIEIGTGVIDMRYENPLYMAEEAGAADLISGGRLQLGISRGSPEQVIDGWRYFGYQPQEGESDADMGRRHTEALLEVLRGEGFAKPNPQPMFPNPPGLLRTEPYSQGLRERIWWGSGSNATAVWAAKSGMNLQSSTLKDDETGEPFHIQQAKQIQAYRDAWKAAGHQREPRVSVSRSIFALTNQQDRAYFGSSGQGGDQVGYLDEKTRAIFGRSYAAEPEQLIEQLAKDEAIAAADTLLLTIPNQLGVDYCAHVMEAILKHVAPALGWRE; translated from the coding sequence ATGAAAAAAATCGGATTTCTGTCGTTTGGTCACTGGACGCCGTCGCAACAGTCGGCAACCCGTTCCGCGGCGGATGCGTTGCTGCAATCTATCGATCTCGCGGTCGCCGCAGAAGAATTGGGGGCCGATGGCGCCTGGTTCCGCGTACATCATTTTGCCCGGCAGCTTAGCGCGCCTTTTCCGCTGCTTGCTGCGGTAGCAGCGCGTACCAGCAAGATTGAAATTGGCACCGGCGTGATTGATATGCGCTACGAGAATCCGCTTTATATGGCGGAAGAGGCGGGCGCAGCGGATCTGATCAGCGGTGGACGCTTGCAGTTAGGTATCAGCCGCGGTTCGCCGGAGCAGGTGATCGACGGCTGGCGCTATTTTGGTTATCAGCCGCAGGAAGGCGAAAGCGATGCGGATATGGGCCGTCGCCATACCGAAGCGCTGCTGGAAGTGCTGCGCGGCGAAGGCTTTGCCAAACCGAATCCGCAGCCTATGTTTCCTAACCCGCCGGGTTTATTGCGCACGGAGCCTTACTCACAAGGGCTGCGCGAGCGGATTTGGTGGGGCTCCGGCTCTAATGCCACCGCAGTCTGGGCGGCAAAGTCAGGGATGAACCTGCAAAGTTCGACGCTGAAGGATGATGAAACCGGCGAACCCTTCCATATTCAGCAGGCGAAACAGATTCAGGCTTACCGGGATGCGTGGAAAGCAGCCGGGCATCAACGCGAGCCGCGGGTCTCCGTCAGTCGCAGCATCTTTGCGCTGACTAATCAGCAGGATCGCGCCTATTTCGGTTCAAGCGGGCAGGGTGGCGATCAGGTCGGTTATCTGGACGAAAAAACCCGCGCTATTTTTGGCCGCAGCTATGCAGCGGAACCGGAGCAGTTAATTGAACAGCTGGCGAAAGACGAAGCCATTGCCGCAGCCGACACGCTACTGTTAACCATTCCAAATCAGCTTGGGGTCGATTACTGCGCCCATGTGATGGAAGCGATCCTGAAACATGTTGCTCCTGCCTTAGGCTGGCGCGAATAA
- a CDS encoding glycoside hydrolase family 15 protein: MDNKTYRSPVREKGFVGLGDYAAIGEGRSVALIAPDGSIDWWCAPNLDSPPLFDRILDAQIGGFFQIEPVGEYQVQRHYREDSNVLETCYKTDSGSVRLTESLNSSLAGRLPWSELARRIEGLDGSVELKLHLRLGTMAETRSPWLADTQQGTVFHIGDLMAMLKSSDDVTMTHFSDEAISGRLTTSPGSQSLIALLASEKEPLAVPSLAAINDRIETSHIAWRDWVHHLSYDGKYPLHVKRSALALKFLWYSPTGALAAAATTSLPEGLGGEKNYDYRYAWVRDACLIIKAFVYLGALEDCKAAFSWLTRTIIRHGVKLRACYTLEGDIVPEERYLPLSGYCNSQPVRVGNNARDQVQLSMYGDMLATAQLFIEAGHVLDIATSRMLGELANCCADSWRQKDSGIWELPDEQHYTHSKMACWLALDRAVAMADGKHIEPTWVARWRRERDRIRDWIEEFCWSDKKQAYLFYVGSEDRLDASLALVHHYGNTVNPQRMLSTYQAIRHELGHDSAMLYRYSNVEEEESTFVACSFWLAEALAAMGETGQAAQAMEEILECLCNRGNVETFNEMFDVRTGSWRGNLPQGLSHLALICAAQALSHPKQTEDANAEGT; this comes from the coding sequence GTGGATAACAAAACATACCGTTCCCCCGTTCGTGAAAAAGGCTTTGTCGGCCTGGGTGATTACGCTGCCATCGGCGAAGGACGCTCTGTTGCGCTGATTGCGCCTGACGGTTCAATTGACTGGTGGTGTGCGCCAAATCTGGATTCGCCGCCGCTGTTCGATCGTATTCTGGATGCGCAGATTGGCGGTTTTTTCCAGATTGAGCCGGTGGGCGAGTATCAGGTACAGCGACACTATCGCGAAGACAGTAATGTACTGGAAACCTGTTATAAAACCGACAGCGGTTCGGTGCGGCTAACGGAGTCACTTAACAGCTCGCTGGCGGGCCGACTGCCCTGGAGCGAGCTGGCACGCCGTATTGAAGGCCTGGACGGTTCTGTTGAACTCAAACTTCACCTGCGCCTTGGCACCATGGCGGAAACCCGTTCTCCCTGGCTGGCTGATACCCAACAGGGCACGGTCTTTCATATTGGCGATTTGATGGCAATGCTGAAAAGCAGCGATGACGTGACAATGACGCATTTCAGCGATGAAGCAATCTCCGGGCGGCTGACCACATCGCCTGGCTCGCAGTCGTTGATCGCCCTGCTCGCCAGCGAAAAAGAGCCGCTGGCCGTACCGAGCCTTGCGGCTATTAACGATCGGATTGAAACCAGCCATATTGCCTGGCGCGACTGGGTACATCATCTGAGCTATGACGGTAAGTACCCGCTGCACGTCAAGCGCTCGGCGCTGGCGCTGAAGTTTCTGTGGTATTCACCTACCGGCGCGTTAGCGGCGGCGGCGACCACCTCCTTACCCGAAGGCCTGGGCGGCGAAAAAAACTATGATTACCGCTACGCCTGGGTACGCGACGCCTGCCTGATCATTAAGGCATTTGTCTATCTGGGGGCGCTGGAAGATTGTAAAGCGGCATTTTCCTGGCTTACGCGCACCATTATTCGTCACGGCGTTAAGCTACGAGCCTGCTATACGCTGGAAGGCGATATCGTTCCCGAGGAGCGTTATTTACCGCTGAGCGGCTACTGCAATTCCCAGCCGGTTCGTGTCGGAAACAACGCGCGCGATCAGGTGCAGCTCAGCATGTATGGCGACATGCTCGCAACTGCACAGCTGTTCATTGAGGCCGGGCACGTGCTGGATATCGCCACTTCCCGCATGCTGGGCGAGCTGGCGAACTGCTGCGCGGACAGCTGGCGACAAAAGGATTCCGGCATTTGGGAACTGCCAGATGAGCAGCACTACACCCATTCGAAAATGGCCTGCTGGCTGGCGCTGGATCGGGCGGTCGCCATGGCGGACGGCAAGCATATCGAACCCACCTGGGTAGCCCGCTGGAGACGTGAGCGCGATCGTATTCGCGACTGGATTGAAGAATTTTGCTGGTCGGATAAGAAACAGGCCTATCTGTTCTATGTCGGCAGCGAGGATCGGCTCGATGCCTCGCTGGCGCTGGTTCATCACTACGGCAACACGGTAAATCCTCAGCGTATGTTGTCAACTTATCAGGCGATCCGCCATGAACTGGGCCACGACAGCGCCATGCTTTATCGCTACAGCAACGTTGAGGAAGAAGAAAGCACCTTTGTTGCCTGCTCGTTCTGGCTGGCAGAAGCGCTGGCTGCAATGGGCGAAACCGGGCAGGCAGCGCAGGCGATGGAGGAGATCCTTGAATGCCTGTGCAACCGCGGCAACGTGGAAACCTTTAACGAGATGTTTGATGTCAGAACCGGCAGCTGGCGTGGCAATCTGCCCCAAGGCCTGAGCCATTTGGCCTTAATCTGTGCCGCTCAGGCACTGTCACACCCCAAACAAACCGAAGATGCTAACGCGGAGGGAACCTGA
- a CDS encoding cupin domain-containing protein — protein sequence MPKQNHHDAAKTQPQEIVSETLMQTGQAWNGTPYTAYPGGKPQLTVMKMHIPAHSALPWHSHSMPNIAYILSGKLTIEDQASGKTHQVRAGEALNEAVGDIHRGYTTDEPAELVIVYAGAEGLPLSVSLPGEPEEF from the coding sequence ATGCCAAAGCAGAATCATCATGACGCCGCTAAAACACAGCCGCAGGAGATTGTCAGTGAAACGCTGATGCAAACAGGCCAGGCGTGGAACGGCACGCCCTATACGGCTTACCCCGGCGGGAAACCGCAGTTGACGGTCATGAAAATGCACATTCCGGCGCACTCCGCGCTACCCTGGCATTCGCATTCGATGCCCAATATTGCCTATATCCTCTCAGGCAAGCTAACCATTGAAGACCAGGCGAGCGGTAAAACGCATCAGGTGAGAGCGGGCGAAGCGCTGAATGAAGCCGTAGGCGATATTCATCGCGGATATACGACCGATGAGCCGGCGGAGTTGGTCATTGTTTATGCGGGTGCAGAAGGGCTGCCGCTTTCTGTTTCGCTGCCCGGAGAACCGGAAGAATTTTAG
- a CDS encoding OBAP family protein yields the protein MKGTIPLLAVLLLCGCGANNSPPKVTSPGAPTSGKMKVLDSGAAMMQSRPPIDAINAYLDGFHFYNGDHNGQMEAHHYVTILNDDVMQVVIYDGNTRDAKLMGVEYIISERLFKTLPPEEKKYWHSHQYEVKSGSLIAPGLPPVAEKALMTRIVNTYGKTWHTWHTDRDKTLPMGIPALMMGFTADGQMDPRLLTDRDKRFDVDTKKIRDSRKDIVAHPVAKGANAWEKGNTVQLESVKGGGAAARGDTHFGTSEQTHAGKL from the coding sequence ATGAAAGGCACAATCCCCCTGCTCGCCGTATTGCTTCTCTGCGGCTGCGGCGCGAATAACAGCCCGCCGAAAGTGACCAGCCCCGGCGCGCCAACCTCCGGAAAAATGAAAGTGTTGGACAGCGGTGCGGCGATGATGCAATCCCGGCCGCCGATTGATGCGATTAACGCCTACCTGGATGGTTTTCATTTTTATAACGGCGATCATAATGGCCAGATGGAAGCCCACCATTACGTCACGATCCTTAATGATGATGTGATGCAGGTGGTGATTTACGACGGGAATACCCGCGATGCCAAACTGATGGGGGTGGAATATATCATCAGCGAACGGCTGTTTAAGACGCTGCCGCCGGAAGAGAAAAAATACTGGCACAGCCATCAGTATGAAGTGAAATCGGGCAGCCTGATTGCGCCGGGTCTGCCGCCCGTTGCTGAAAAAGCGCTGATGACGCGCATCGTCAATACCTATGGTAAAACCTGGCACACCTGGCATACCGATCGCGATAAGACCCTGCCGATGGGTATTCCGGCGCTGATGATGGGCTTTACCGCTGACGGCCAGATGGATCCCCGGCTGTTAACCGACCGCGATAAACGCTTCGACGTTGATACGAAGAAAATCAGGGATTCACGCAAGGATATCGTCGCGCATCCGGTAGCAAAGGGCGCGAATGCCTGGGAAAAAGGCAATACCGTACAGCTGGAAAGCGTTAAGGGTGGCGGCGCTGCGGCCAGGGGCGATACGCACTTTGGCACGTCAGAACAAACGCATGCGGGAAAACTGTGA
- a CDS encoding beta-glucosidase — MKYCWQQPGLSADRQAEIVLAEMTEDEKYAWLSGPMAIPLGDEPLPEGAIGSAAFYPGIPRLGIPAMQQSDASLGITALGNVRPGDNATALPSSLLLASTFNPDMAERSGKMVGREAFAKGFNVQLAGGANVIREPRGGRNFEYLSEDPLLTGVMAGHSVLGIQSQHVVSTVKHFAVNAQETGRVVVSSDLDEAAMRESDLLAFEIAIDTGKPGAVMPGYNLVNGEWASENAFLLNKVLKGDWRYPGWVMSDWGATHSAAKAALAGLDVQSGANLDQQVWFDRPLREAVAAGIVPQGRIDDMVRRILRSLFAVGAIEHPAQPGGDIDYMAHRLVAQREAEQGIVLLKNRHSVLPLKKGAKRLLVVGAHADQGVLAGGGSSAVTPVGSLRLPGIDFMGIATDKVYQPSPPLHAIRAESGAASVDFHSGEDIASAVEQARDADAVIVFAEEWRSEALDAQGLALDDKQNQLIAALAASHQQVIVVLETGGAVTLQWLDDVAAVLQAWYPGSGGGEAIAGVLFGRVNPSGRLPVSFPLHEQQLPQPSQIDPQTTTSLPGVPVKGDILHIDYNVEGSDVGYRWYARTRQKPLLPFGYGLSYTTFSSSHLSASRQGAGIEVSLDVTNTGDRPGAEVVQIYIQPANKAYVPRLAAFARVELAAGESRQVTLMLEPKVIACWHSESGQWVIAGGEYEIAAGRHAAEFMLTCTLVLPEQRFGRQRQPKTTSA, encoded by the coding sequence ATGAAATATTGCTGGCAACAACCTGGCCTGTCTGCCGATCGGCAGGCAGAAATCGTATTGGCCGAGATGACGGAAGATGAAAAATACGCCTGGCTTTCCGGGCCGATGGCGATCCCACTCGGCGATGAGCCTTTGCCGGAAGGCGCTATCGGTTCCGCCGCTTTTTATCCCGGCATTCCGCGCCTGGGCATTCCCGCTATGCAGCAGTCCGACGCGAGCCTGGGCATTACCGCATTGGGCAATGTCCGTCCCGGCGATAATGCCACCGCCCTGCCTTCCAGCCTGCTGCTCGCCTCCACCTTTAATCCAGACATGGCCGAACGCAGCGGAAAAATGGTAGGTCGCGAGGCCTTTGCTAAAGGATTTAACGTTCAGCTGGCAGGCGGCGCGAATGTGATCCGCGAACCGCGAGGCGGCCGTAACTTTGAATATCTCTCTGAAGATCCGCTGCTAACCGGCGTGATGGCCGGCCATTCGGTGCTCGGCATACAGTCACAACACGTGGTCTCAACCGTTAAACACTTTGCGGTCAATGCTCAGGAAACGGGCCGCGTAGTGGTCAGTTCAGATCTGGATGAGGCCGCAATGCGCGAGTCGGACCTGCTGGCATTCGAAATAGCCATCGATACGGGTAAACCCGGCGCTGTGATGCCCGGCTATAACCTTGTTAACGGTGAATGGGCCTCCGAAAACGCGTTTCTGCTTAATAAAGTGCTGAAAGGCGACTGGCGCTATCCCGGGTGGGTCATGTCCGACTGGGGAGCGACCCATTCTGCGGCCAAAGCGGCCCTTGCCGGGCTTGATGTGCAGTCAGGTGCCAATCTTGACCAGCAGGTCTGGTTCGATCGCCCTCTGCGTGAAGCCGTTGCGGCCGGTATTGTGCCGCAAGGCCGAATTGACGATATGGTGCGGCGCATTTTACGCAGCCTGTTTGCAGTGGGTGCAATTGAACATCCGGCGCAGCCGGGCGGTGATATTGATTATATGGCTCACCGCCTGGTGGCCCAGCGTGAGGCGGAACAGGGAATTGTGCTGCTGAAAAACCGTCATAGCGTATTGCCGCTGAAGAAAGGCGCGAAACGGCTGCTGGTGGTCGGTGCACATGCTGACCAGGGCGTACTGGCCGGCGGCGGTTCATCGGCGGTGACGCCGGTTGGCAGCCTGCGGTTGCCGGGCATTGATTTTATGGGCATTGCCACGGACAAAGTTTACCAGCCTTCCCCACCGCTACATGCTATCCGCGCCGAGTCAGGTGCCGCCTCAGTCGATTTTCATAGCGGTGAGGATATTGCCAGCGCGGTGGAACAGGCCCGTGATGCCGATGCGGTTATTGTCTTTGCTGAAGAGTGGCGTTCAGAAGCCCTGGATGCGCAGGGGCTGGCGTTAGACGATAAGCAAAATCAGCTGATCGCGGCGCTGGCGGCAAGCCATCAACAGGTCATTGTGGTGCTGGAGACAGGTGGCGCGGTGACGCTGCAGTGGCTCGACGATGTGGCTGCCGTGCTGCAAGCCTGGTATCCGGGCTCGGGCGGCGGCGAAGCCATTGCCGGTGTGTTATTTGGTCGGGTCAACCCATCGGGTCGCCTGCCGGTGAGCTTTCCCCTGCATGAACAGCAGCTGCCACAGCCTTCGCAGATCGATCCGCAAACAACCACCTCGCTGCCCGGCGTGCCGGTTAAAGGCGATATTTTGCATATTGACTATAACGTCGAAGGTTCCGACGTGGGCTACCGCTGGTATGCCCGCACCAGGCAAAAACCGCTGTTGCCGTTCGGCTATGGGCTGAGCTATACCACCTTTAGCAGCAGCCATCTCAGCGCATCACGGCAGGGTGCAGGCATCGAAGTCTCGCTCGACGTGACCAATACTGGCGACAGGCCAGGGGCTGAGGTCGTGCAGATTTACATCCAGCCGGCGAATAAGGCTTATGTGCCGCGGCTGGCGGCTTTTGCCCGTGTTGAACTGGCCGCGGGAGAAAGTCGCCAGGTCACGCTGATGCTGGAACCTAAAGTTATCGCCTGCTGGCACAGCGAGAGCGGGCAATGGGTGATTGCCGGAGGCGAGTATGAAATAGCCGCAGGCCGTCATGCGGCCGAATTTATGCTGACCTGCACGCTCGTTTTACCCGAACAGCGGTTTGGCCGTCAACGCCAGCCGAAAACGACGTCGGCTTAA
- a CDS encoding amidohydrolase family protein, translating to MYPAWVIALFIAIFISPTASAAPILIKNGYVLSMQSGMADQPHTDLLIDGNSISKMGKNLQQPDAEIIDASGKFVLPGFVDAHSHLWITTMRGQFRNKEGKFSAVSSRSGAAMQPDDVYIAMYSGALELLAAGITTSSDFFDNIRGPEWADAGYKALNDAGIRAIMFYGGPDKTTRSPIDLSHLQTLLAKQTPRVSLGLAWRLPKDLKDAGNWTMRDREYQFAREHHLPVQVHVSGQADAMFNALIQRDYLAPFVTVVHATDATPQQLDALEKAGGSLALTPISEAHVAYGLTRLDHFSRITRQGLGIDGNALAGSADMFATLRLAALLMSGGAKDEGKPDARHLLALATRQGAEAAGLGNITGTLQPGKRADVQIINPGTLNMSGFGGGDPAALIVYSARPENVDTVLVDGRLVKRDGNLVGVNMTGLIDKANNSARHLLE from the coding sequence ATGTATCCAGCGTGGGTCATTGCCCTTTTTATCGCTATTTTCATTTCGCCAACCGCCAGTGCGGCACCCATTTTGATCAAAAACGGCTACGTTCTTTCTATGCAATCCGGTATGGCTGACCAGCCACATACCGATCTGTTAATTGACGGTAACAGCATCAGTAAAATGGGTAAAAATCTCCAGCAACCCGATGCCGAGATAATTGACGCCAGCGGAAAATTTGTTTTACCCGGTTTTGTCGATGCCCACTCACATCTGTGGATCACCACGATGCGCGGTCAGTTTCGTAATAAAGAAGGGAAATTTTCTGCGGTCAGTAGCCGGTCAGGCGCTGCGATGCAGCCTGATGATGTCTACATCGCCATGTATAGCGGCGCGCTGGAGCTTTTGGCGGCGGGTATTACCACCAGCAGCGATTTTTTTGACAATATCCGCGGCCCGGAATGGGCCGATGCGGGCTACAAGGCGCTGAATGACGCCGGTATCCGGGCGATTATGTTTTATGGCGGGCCTGATAAAACCACCCGTTCGCCAATTGATTTATCGCATCTGCAAACCCTGTTAGCCAAACAGACACCGCGCGTCTCACTGGGCCTTGCATGGCGCCTGCCAAAAGATTTAAAGGATGCCGGTAACTGGACAATGCGTGACCGTGAATATCAGTTTGCGCGTGAGCACCATCTGCCGGTACAGGTTCACGTCAGCGGCCAGGCCGATGCGATGTTTAACGCGCTGATCCAGCGTGATTATCTCGCGCCTTTCGTTACCGTCGTCCATGCCACAGACGCCACACCGCAGCAGCTGGATGCGCTGGAAAAGGCAGGCGGCAGTCTGGCGCTCACCCCGATCAGTGAAGCGCATGTTGCCTATGGCCTGACGCGGCTGGATCATTTCAGCCGCATCACGCGTCAGGGGCTGGGCATTGACGGCAACGCGCTGGCGGGCAGCGCGGATATGTTTGCCACGCTGCGGCTGGCTGCCCTGCTGATGAGCGGTGGAGCAAAAGATGAAGGCAAACCCGATGCCCGACATCTGCTGGCACTCGCCACTCGCCAGGGTGCCGAGGCCGCAGGATTAGGCAACATCACCGGCACGCTCCAGCCGGGTAAGCGAGCCGATGTGCAAATTATTAACCCCGGCACGCTAAATATGAGCGGTTTTGGCGGCGGCGATCCTGCCGCGCTGATCGTCTATTCCGCCAGGCCCGAAAATGTCGACACCGTGTTGGTGGATGGCCGCCTGGTTAAGCGCGACGGCAACCTGGTAGGAGTGAACATGACCGGGCTGATTGATAAAGCCAATAATTCGGCAAGGCATTTACTGGAATAA